In Burkholderiales bacterium, the following proteins share a genomic window:
- a CDS encoding penicillin-binding protein activator, with amino-acid sequence MLRSHRASILWWFAFLIYGAPVFAATDAPLPPLQPAPQPIKPPHIALLLPTGSDAFGKAADAVREGFAEASKKHVGPPLTIRLYPVTEDPRQLAAAYREAAGAGARIVVGPLTRNGVTAIATAINPLPVPTLALNVADGLAANPPNLYTLSLQIESEARQIAQVALKDGRRKALTITDPSPLGRRMRDAFVDEFERGGGFRIADYPYATDAGTLERLRQAAATGAVDMVFLALDAGRARAVRPQVSTLPAYGTSQIDPGTNAANFIDLDDLRFVDMPWLLQPDHPAVMVYSRPGPRGPDEIERLRALGIDAFRIAETLYEGKRLAELDGVTGRLSLAPDGQIRRVLPVAVINGGQVSVLPDPPK; translated from the coding sequence ATGCTCCGCAGCCATCGCGCATCGATTCTCTGGTGGTTTGCCTTTCTAATATACGGGGCGCCCGTCTTCGCGGCTACGGATGCTCCGCTGCCGCCGCTCCAGCCTGCGCCCCAGCCGATCAAGCCGCCGCACATCGCGCTCCTCCTCCCGACCGGCTCGGACGCGTTCGGCAAGGCGGCCGATGCGGTGCGCGAAGGTTTTGCCGAAGCCTCGAAGAAGCACGTCGGCCCTCCGCTGACGATCCGCCTCTACCCGGTCACCGAAGATCCCAGGCAGCTCGCCGCCGCCTATCGCGAAGCCGCGGGTGCGGGCGCGCGTATCGTGGTGGGGCCGCTCACGCGTAACGGCGTGACGGCGATCGCGACCGCGATCAATCCGCTGCCCGTGCCCACGCTCGCGCTCAACGTCGCGGACGGCCTTGCCGCCAATCCGCCCAATCTCTATACGCTGTCGCTGCAGATCGAGTCCGAAGCGCGGCAGATCGCGCAGGTCGCGCTCAAGGACGGGCGCCGCAAGGCGCTGACCATCACCGATCCGTCGCCGCTCGGCCGCCGCATGCGCGACGCTTTCGTCGACGAGTTCGAGCGCGGCGGCGGTTTCCGCATCGCTGACTATCCGTACGCGACCGACGCGGGCACCCTCGAACGCCTGCGCCAGGCCGCGGCGACGGGCGCCGTCGACATGGTGTTCCTCGCGCTCGACGCGGGCCGCGCCCGGGCGGTACGCCCGCAGGTCTCCACGCTGCCGGCGTACGGCACGTCGCAGATCGACCCGGGTACGAACGCGGCGAACTTCATCGACCTCGACGACCTGCGCTTCGTCGACATGCCGTGGCTGCTCCAGCCCGACCATCCGGCGGTGATGGTCTACTCGCGGCCCGGTCCTCGCGGACCCGACGAGATCGAGCGCCTGCGCGCCCTCGGCATCGACGCCTTTCGCATCGCCGAGACGTTGTACGAAGGCAAGCGCCTCGCCGAGCTCGACGGCGTCACCGGGCGGCTCTCGCTCGCTCCCGACGGCCAGATACGCCGGGTGCTGCCGGTGGCGGTCATCAACGGCGGTCAGGTCAGCGTGCTTCCCGATCCGCCGAAATGA